The Delphinus delphis chromosome 17, mDelDel1.2, whole genome shotgun sequence genome includes the window GTACTGTATCCTCGCGTGGTAGAGAGAGCTGGCGCCACATCTTCTCAGGTCACCGAATCCCATCGTGAGGGCCCCAacctcatgacctcatccaacCCTGAGGCCCCCTCTCTGAAAACCGTCAGGCTGGGGGTTAGGGCTCTAACATGAATTAGcggaggacacagttcagcctATAGCACTGCGCCCTTGGCCCTCGAAATTCACGTCCTTCTCACAGGCACGGTGCATTCCCGTCATCCCAATAAGCCCAGGAGTCTTAACGCATTACAGGGTCCGCACTAACCCCTAAAGCCCAAAGTCTCCTCCAGACCCTCCCTACATCAGACGTGGCCGAGTCCAGGTGGGATTCATCCTGGCAAATTCCTCTCTGGCTGTGAATCTGTGCAACCAGACAAATTACGTGcctccaaaatacagcagagattCCCACCACAGAGGGAAACATCGTAAGGGAGAGTGGCGGGTCCCAACCCCAGCAAAGCGGCGCCACGCCGGGGCTCCCGGCGGGTCCTGCCTGCGTCAGCCGAGGACTCTGTCGTGCTGTGCTGCGCACGGCAGGGTGTGGACAAGCGTTCTCGGCCTGCACCCCTGGACGCCAGGAGCGCCCCCATTCGGGCGACTGAAAATGTCTTCAGGCCCCACCAAACGTCCCCTGGGCCACGGAAACGCCCCcatctgagaaccactgccttacaGCAACCACTTCATATCAAATCACATCAGCGAACACATGGGCAAGTGTCAATATTTGAAGAATGAGTGCTTCAGGCTGGTGCTAGGTGCTGGGTGCCTTGAACACAAAACAGATAAGAAAGGTCCCAGCCCAGGGCACCGCAGCTCCCCGTGAACTGCGCAGACGGGCAGCCCCACAAGGGAACAGTGAAGGCACAAACATTTTACATCCCACGTGAGGCAGCTGAGCtgagggggcggggggcggggggggcatgTTCGGAGAGAAAGTACCAGGCACGTAGCGTGGGCAAGGAAGGTgcgccggtgcaggggacacgctcacctctgtgtgaccttgagcaagttcctccctctctgggccccacGCTCCAAGGGACAGAGCCCGGCCTGGGgggagctggggggctggggtCGGGGTAGACCCCAGGAGTGCTGTGAATCCCGGGAGGGCCGGGTCTCAGGGCACCCCTGGCCCACACCGCCCTGTCACCCTGCTCCCGGGCTGCCCCCCACTGCGAGGCATCCGCTGCCCCTCAGCCTTCCCTGCGGCCCACGGAGCCCCTTCCCCTAAGGATGTTGCGCCCGGCAACATCCTTTCCACCCCCGACGTGCCCTGGGCCCTTTTCTGGGGGGTAAACCAAGGAGGGGAGTGAGATGTGCTCCACGAGGCCATCCACAGGGCCAGGAAGACCTGAGGAAATGAGAGGCCCTCTCCCCCTGTAGGAGGAGCTCGTCGCCCCCAGACACACCCTGGGGCCAGCAGGCAGTGGGTGCAGCCTGTGCCTGCCACCACCTGGTCGACACTCCAAGGGGTCCCAGGGAGACTGGGCACAAAGGGAGGGTCAGGCTGAGAGGGCAGCAGCAGCCAGGAGCCACCGGCCCTCCCTGGTGCAGAGGAATGAGGGGAAAGGCCAGTCCCAGAGGCTGGCTGGAGCTGCTGTGATGGGAGAAGGCTGGTGACGTGGATGCAGCTGCCGCCATGGTGGCCCAGGCGTCAGGTGCGGCAGAACAAGTGGCCTGACTGCTGAGCATCTCACCCTCAGGTCTTGGCCAGTGGAAGCCTTTACAGGATCCTTATGGGACCCAGGACACAAACAGGGTGGAGAGGGGGCCTGGGTCTGGATGGAAAATATCTGGCCCAGTGCTGAGCTCTTGTCACCTCCTCGTCCCGCGGAGGCCACTGACGCGGCATTTCCAGGACTCTCTTGCAGCTAAAGTGCCACGGTGTGGCGGGGTTTTgagtgaggtcatgagggtaagGCCCGCAGCTCCGGCCCGTACGCTGTGCTCCACACCCGTGCGACCTGGCAGCCTCCCCAGAAGGTCCCCACCAGGCCCCCTCTCTGCAGCCCACATTTCCTTCCTGCTGATTGTGCCGTCTGATCAAGGCCTGTCACCCCAGTGGGACTCAGCCACAGGGGTCAGCATGGCTCCCACACAGAGCACAGTGGGGCCGAGAGAGGGGCCCTCAACCTGGGTCAAAGACAGGAGTGAGTGAATCTGGGGAATACGCTCTCCTTTCTCTGGCCTTGCCGCCCCTCTGAGGTGGTGGAGAAGTGGTCTGGGGCCCCGTCCTGGGGCGACTGAGAAATGGCCCCTGCCCCGGGCAGGCTCTGCCTTCCCGAAGCAGAAAGAAGGCCAAAGGGAGCGGGAGGGTGCAGCCGTTTGGGGGCTGGAGATTGGGACCTGCCCCGCCCTGGGGCCCTGCAGCCAGGAAGCTACTGGTGTTGACTGTGGGcggccacccccccaccccagccagcagAACCATATAAAGCCGCCCAAGGTCTGCTCCCTGCTGCCCACCCGCCACCATGAAGGCTGTCCTCCTTGCCCTGCTAGCCGCTGTCTTGGCCCTGCAGCCAGGTGAGACCGCAGGGGGCCACAGGGCAGTGTGGGGGGAGcagggccggggggggggggaaggggggatgaTCGAGGAAGGccagaggggcagagaggaaggagggggcaggCTGGGCGGAAGGACACGAGGCAGGGGTGCGGAGAAGGGGCTTTGACCCCACCCAGCTCCCCCTGGGGCAGCTCTTAGTGCAGCAAGGATACCGGGTCATCTCCTAGCTGTCCCCCGAGGCGGGAGCAGGCCGGGCAGCGCGGGGGTCTCTCCTCCAGCGCCGTGGGGCTGGCCTGGCTGCTGGAGGGATGCGCAGAGAGCCTGTGGAGTGGGTGAGGGGCACAGGGGCAAAGGGCCTCAAGTGAAGAAGGGCCACAGAGGGACGGAAGGAAGAGATCCTTCTGCCCAGGCCCAGCCCCGGCTTCTGATGTGGGCAGCAGGGGGAGGCTGTGGGCCTGCACTGCTCCAGTCTGGACTCGGGCCTGGTAGGGACTCTCCCGGCCCAGGGCCCCGGGTGATCAGTAAaggcctcagagcctcagctccctctTCTGGGAAGCAGGGATCGTGGTGGTGCCCGAGGACACACGGGTCGGCCGGCGTGTGTGGTGCCCGAGCACAGGCTGGCCGCGGGGAACCTGTTGGCACTGGGGTGACGTGGATCCCAGCTTCATCGTTTTACCCAGAGGAGACCTAATCCTCATGACAGCTGGGGCCACTGCCCCCAGGGACAGAGCAGGGCCGGGCCAGGGGCGCACCTACGGGCTCACAGCTCCgggtcggggggagggggaggctgagaGGGAGTGTGAAGGGTCCTGTCCATCCTGCCCTCACCTGCCTGGTGTGCGTCCCTCTCAGGAGCGTGGGCATCATAACAGGGCCTTAGAGGCAAGGGGGTGGGCGTGGCGCCCTCCCTGTGAGGGGCCCCCAGTTTGTGGTGCTTGTGCACCAGACAGTGCTCTCTACTCTGTGTGACCTATGAGAAAAAGAGgttccccccacacccccgcagCGCGGGAGGGCAGGCGGGGCAGCCTCTgagctccaccccacccccaccttgcaGGCACCGCCCTGCAGTGTTACTCCTGCCAGGCCGAGGTCAGCAACCAGCACTGCCAGCACGTGCAGAACTGCAGCCACTCTGAGACCCAGTGCTGGACTGAGCGCATCCGTAAGTGGCCCTGCTGTCCCCGCAGGCCTCCCtgtgcccctgccctgccccctgcacCATCCCCTAGAAGCCCTGCACCTTCCCTCCACTGGCAGGGATTCAAAGGGCCTGGGATTAGGTCTCTACGCTGGACTGTTCATCCTTCTGtccacctgcccacctgcccacttGTTCTCCTGTCCACACATAAATATAGATGCCCAGCTTCCCATCTATATTTGGTGGGTGAGTATCCAGGGCCCGGCCCTCGCCCAGTGGTCCCCATGCCTCGCCCAGGTGCTGCTGATCTCCTGACCTTCATCAGCAAGGGCTGCAGCTCGCACTGTGTGGAGGACTCAGAGAACTACTACGTGGGCGAGAAAAACGTCACATGCTGCTCTACTGACCTGTGCAACGCCAGCAGGGCCCACGCCCTGCAGCCGGCCATTGTCACCCTGACGCTGCTCACCGCTCTTGGTGTGCTGCTGTTCTGGGGCCCCGGGCAGCTGTAGGATCCAGGAGGACCCTGTTGTGTCCCATGCTGGGCAGTGGTGCCCGGGGGGCACTCCTCACACACACCCGGTCCAGTCACGGCCCCTTCTGAACCCTAACTCAGGTCGGACAATGCCCCTCTGCCCTTTCCAGCCCTCCCTGGCTCCCTCCAGGACTCCTGCCCAGCTCCCACCGCCCGGCAGGCTGCGCTCTGTGATGTGGAACAGCATGCAGATGGCCCATCAGACCCCCTCCCAATATTCCGACCCACCCCTTAACCTTCACTCAGGCacttcttcctccaggaagccttccctgcttGCCCCCTCCACGAGCTGAGCCAGGTCCTGTCCGTGGTGTCCCCCGCACCCAGCATGAAGCAGGCTCTCAGGAGGGCCCCAAAAAGGCTGAGAGGAAATGTTCCGAGTAGAATTAGGGTCAGAGGTGTGAGGTCCTGGGAGCCCCAAGAGATGAAGCTTGGAGGGGGGAACAGCTCCCCATGTTCATAGGGGTCCTGGGGCAGCAACCCCAACACACAGTAGGCCCTTAATAAAGGCCCATGGGCTTGGTTGCAGAGAACCTGTCCTTGCATGCCTGCAGGCTGAGGTCAAGGTTGGGGTCCAGGGCTGTGGAAGGTTGCCACCTGGGGCCACGTCTGTGGCTGTGGCTGTGCCCTTGGCTCCGGCCAGGGCAGGAGCAAATGTCTGACTCCTGGAAGGGAGGACATTGCTGCAAGGCCGTGTCCCTGGGACCTCCCGGCTCTTGCTGTGTGGCCTCGCACATgttgctcaacctctctgagcctcagatgctCACTGGGACCCATCTCTGCTGTGAGGACTGACCCAGAGACTTCAAGGCATGGAGACATTTCAGGGTGGgaggggctgctgctgctgcatgaGGCCGCCAGAACCCCTGCGCTGTCCTCCCCCTTCAGCTTGAGGACAGCCCCTCTGTctgtttcttcaatttcttattttgtttgttgtaaggGCTTCACACCCAGAGCAAAAAATTCAAACTGTACAAGAGGGTCTCCAGTGCTGAGCCAGTTCCCCAACCCCGACCGCGGGCCCCTCCCCTCTCTAGGATGCTCCCATCGCACGCTTGGGGCTCCTTCTGGGGTAACTAACTGTGAGGCCTGGGGGAGCCCCAGGGGACACGGCCCCTGCCTGGCCTTTTTCATACCTGGGAAAGTCCTTTTGAAAACCCAGCTGGCCCCTGCCCTCGGGCACCAGGGCTCAGGGAGGGCCGGGCCCTGGGTGAGACCTGCCTGCACAGGACGGTGCTTCCAGCCCACACCAGGCGCTGGGTGGTGGATTAGGCAGGATTAGAACCCGGGTACTGGAGAGACCCTCCAGGTTGGCACAGCAGCAGGTGGGGTGGGGTCCCACTCACCAGAGTCCAGGCCAGGGCACAGGGAGCCCCAGGCAGCCTAGTGTTGCGGGTGGTGACGTCGGGAGGGCAGAGGAGACCAGAGGTCCCCGCACTCAGAGCCCACAGCAACCCACACCTTAGCGCCTCCCTGTGGAGGGGTGCTCCGCCCTGGGGCCAAGGCTCATGGAGGTGAGGTGCCCTGGGCCCCAGTGGTTTGAATTCTTTGGGTCAACATGAGAGGAGAGAGATGGCGGGTGGGTCCCCATGCCCTGTAACCCAGGGCCTCCTCTCGCCTCCTGAGCCGTCCCTGAGGTCACGCAGCCTTGAGCCTCCAGAAGAGGGACAGGCCCCGGGAGGCGCAGGAGCGCTCCGGACCCAGCACCGCGGGGCAGGTCTCCCCCTCCCGCAGGATGGAGGGCTGACGGGGGCTCTGCCTCTCCAAGGGTGAGGACAGCATGGGGGCCACCTGCAGGGGCAGCCCAGGGTCCCTGAGCCGGCCCAACGCAGCATCTGGACTGGGACCCCCACCCGCTCCACCCCACACCATTTCATCGTCAGAAACTGTGGGAAAGCAAGAAAGAGGAAGTGCAGAACCCTCTCCCCACGCCCTAGGATGGGCCCCATTTTCCGTCCCCGTTTTCACCCTCATGGTGATGCTTCCTGTGCAAGAATAAGGAGCATCCTGCGAGTTACACACCTGGTCACACTCTCTTCAGGAAaccgcttttttttttaaacctctatcTCTCCTTGGTAAGGACGAGACACCCCGTGGTGGCTGAGGTGATCCTCCGGACAGACCgacgtgtttttgtttttaagatgccACTTGCCGAGCACCTTCCGTGGGAGAGAGACTGTCCTGGTCTGTCTGCATCTATAGTAATAGGTGGCGACAAACGCAGACATGGCATAGCGCTCACCACGGGCCCCGCACTCCTCTGCCGCCTCCCttgcagtcattcattcattcctcccccCTTGGGGGCAGGGCTGTGCAGAGGAGGAACCCgaggcagagagaggtgaagcaacttgcccaagatcacacagttagaACTGGTGAGGCTGCATTCCAACCCCGGTagaaagaggcccagagaggtgaaggagctgacccagggtcacacagaggGCTCCTGCCCACCCCAAATCGGGCCCCTGAGTGGGCATCTCCCGCCctggccccagctcccagccacaCCCAGTCCTGGGCTTTCCTCCCCTGAGGACTCTGGCTCGCCGGACATCTCTCCGCCGGGGCTGAGGTTGATGACTGGTCTGGCTCCCTGGGGatgtccccaccctccccactggACTCCAGCTGCAGCAGGAAGTCAAGCTAGATGGGAAGGAGAGTGGGTCTCCAGCAGGTGCTGTGCAGTCCTGGAGTACCCCAGGGGGCCCTTCCTGAGTCAGAAGAGATGCAGAGTTCTTGCCCAAGCGCCCACAGCTGCAGGGCGCAGAGCTGGGACCCCATCCATCCACCCCACAAAAGCTGTGGGGTGTTGGGGCAGCCCGCAGGTGAGCAGTTCGCCTGTGCCCAATGCTTGGACCACCACCGTGGCCCGCTGCCTGAACGTCAGCACATGCCCTGGGAGCCCAGGTCTGCCTCACCGGGGACGCTGGCTCCGGGACTCGCCCTGGGCAGACAGCACCCAGAAAAGAACCCCAGCACAGAAGTAATCGAGTCGGTCTCCCCCAGGGCTGCGATAGAGCTACCCTCTGTTAGGGAGACCGCCCCCTTTTTACGGAACTGAGTTTCAGGTCCACGATGGGCCGGTCCCCCAGTTCGCACTGCGGACAAACAGGTCTGCGCCCTCGCGATCCTGGTTCTGTCCCGCCCGCAGGCTACCCCTTCGTGGCACTGTGGTGGTGACCAAGGCGTGCGCGGACCCATGCGAGCCCTCGAACGCGGACGGGCTGGGCCAAAAGGGCCCACAGAACTGCTGCCGCCAGGATCCGTGCCCCGCGCGGGGCGCTGCTGGGgtccgggccgggccgggccgggcggggccCGGGAGAGACTCTGGGGGCGGGGATGGGCGGAGcttgggcggggccggggcggggccgaGGTTGGGTCCTGGTCCAGGGGCTTCCCGCCGCGTTCCGGCCACTCGCACCGCTGCTCCTGTTTTGCCGGGCGGCATCCTGAGCCCCTGCTCCTCTTGGGTCTGGAGCCTCGAATCCAAGCAGGCAGCCGCTAGAACTTAGGCTGCGGGACTACCTCTGGCGGTGACGCCCGGTGCTACCCAGACACGAGGGTCCTTGAGGAACCAAGGGGACCCAGAAGTACCCCTCCTCTGCTCCTCCACCCTGCTGGATACTCCAAGCCAGGGCCGAGGGAAGGGATCGAGGTTCCGCGCCCAGGACTCCTTCCAGCCTCCCAATAAACGGCCAGTGACCCATCACAAGATGCCTGCGTCCATTGTGTGGGACTGAAGCGGCccgatggtggggggagggggggcagagaAGGCGCTGGTCCTTACAGCATTCACGTTTTGAGCGCCCTCGGTGCACCGGGCATCCCGCTGGCCCTGGGCTTTGGCAATCAACGAGACAGACCAggccctggcctcctggcctcAAGGTCCAGCAGGGAGAGAGCACCCCCTGCCTACGGATCATATCTGTGAGTAAAAGTGGAGTGAGACCAGGGCTCTGGGGATCTAGCCCAGTCCGGGTTTCAGGAAAGGGTCAGATGGGGCAGGGAGGGTCCCCTGGCAGGGACAACAGcatgtgcagtgtgtgtgtgtgtgtgtgtgtgtgtgtgtgtgtgtgtgtggtgttgggTGGTCTCCTGGATAGCAGAAGCTCAGAAGGAAGCCAGGTGGGCAGGGCGGTGGGGGGAGCACAGGCTGTGAGGAAGTTGGGGGCAGGGGTCTCATAAGCTCCCGGCTGGATTCCCATTCACCAAACTTCACTGACATCTCCAGAACCAGGTCTCTAGCTTCGGGGCCCTCCCTGGGGGGACGGGACAAGGTGGGTGACAAGGAGGCTGTGTTCTCAGAGGAGCAGCAAAGGGGGGCTCCAAGAACATGTCATTCTTCTATTCGCCCTGAGAAGCTAGCTCGTCCCCGGACAGACAGCTCAGAGCCAAGCCAGGGCAGGGAGAGCATCACAGGGACACGCGCGAGCAGTGTGCGGGAAGGGCCTTCTCACCGCCAGGGCTTCCTAGGGCAGCTGGGCCTGCCCTGATAGGAAACGAGCTCCCTGTCCCTGGGAGTATCCAAGCAGAGCCAAGGCCCAGGGAAACCCAGACCCCACTCTGCCCAGCTGCTGGCCCCAGAAGCAAAGCCAGAGAAGCAACAAACTCAGCCTCTGCCCTGACAGTGAACGTGGAATGGGAGCCCGCCCAGCCCCAGCGTGGACTGTGGAACAGGGCTACCCCTGGATCTCCTTCTTCAGGGGCTTTCAAGAACCCCGCAACCCAAGCCCAGGCTGGGTGTGGACTGGATGAAAGTCCAGTTGCCTCAGTCCAGCTGCTGCCAGATGCATTCTCAGAGCCTTGGGACCTCAGCGATCACTCCTTAAACCCACCCATCCCGGGACTCCAGTACTGACCTAAGGAGGCGGCCTCCAGGGTCACTGGCAAACACCTTCGTTGGAGAGGCCTGGAGGCCGGCCGGCCGGGCCTTCTCTGGGCCTTCCCTTCTGGCCTcgcagaaaagaggaagaggacaccCACTGTGTGTGGCAGTCTGCCAGGCCAGGCGTCCCAAGTGCCTAAGGCAAGGCCTTTGAATCGATTGCTGAGTCATTTACTGACTCTTCCCTCTCCATCCGGGACGTTATTCGCTCCAACTTCAAAAAGTGCAAAGGGTGGGAATGCTTGGAAATGAGGCTGCGGTTATCAGGACCTTTGGGGAGGAAGGGGTGAATGTGGGGGGAGGGGTAATGAAGTTACAGGCTGAGACTGAAAAGGTGTATTGGGGCCAGACTGAGATACTCCCTGAACCCGCCGCATATGGGGCCGTCGCCCTGCGAAAGTGGGGAGCCAGCCCCTGGTGGTTCTGGAGTAGAGGAGGGTCGGTTTCCAGCAGCCTCCAAGCAGCGCCGCTAGGGACCGGCCTATGTCCATGTGTCCTGCCAAATTCCACAGCCTAGGCCGGGGAAGTGCTGGAGACTCTGACCCTCGGAGATCAGAGGCGGAATCTCCAGGGTCACTCCAAGTCTTAAAGAGCCAGGGAAAGGCGCGAGGGGCTCGCGCTCGCAGAGGGCGGGCAACGCTGCGGGAGACCTGCAGCGCGGGGACTCACCGCCAGATGCCGCTGTGGTGCTCGGAGTGCCGCCCTGTGCCCCGCCCGCTCCGGGGAAAGCAAAAGCGGCGCGGGCTGCGGGGGTGGGACGGACCACTGAGAGCGGGGAGGGggggcccggggcggggggcggggctccGCGCAGGCCTCCGGCGCGTCTCCCCCCTCAGCCAGCCTCGCGAGATGGTTCGCTCCGGCCGCGCTGCGCTCAACGGTTCCCAGGCTGGCCGGCAGAGCTGGGGCATCAGGGCTGCATTGCCGCGCGCACTGTCGGCACCAGCGCCGCGGGCCCCGCAGCACCGCTGCGCCCGCCGCCGCGATGCTGGGGCTGCTCATGGCGGTGCTGGCCCTGGCGCTCGCCTACTTCGCGCTGCTGGACGGCTGGTACCTGGTCCGCGTGCCGTGCGCAGTACTGCGCGCGCGCCTGCTGCAGCCCCGCGTCCGTGACCTCCTGGCTGAGCAGAGCTACTCGGGCCGCGTGCTGCCCTCGGACTTGGACCTGCTGCTGCACATGAACAACGCGCGCTACCTGCGCGAGGCCGACGTGGCGCGCGCCGCGCACCTGGCCCGCTGCGGCGTGCTCGGGGCTCTGCGCGCGCTCGG containing:
- the LOC132440406 gene encoding prostate stem cell antigen produces the protein MKAVLLALLAAVLALQPGTALQCYSCQAEVSNQHCQHVQNCSHSETQCWTERIRAADLLTFISKGCSSHCVEDSENYYVGEKNVTCCSTDLCNASRAHALQPAIVTLTLLTALGVLLFWGPGQL